In one Amaranthus tricolor cultivar Red isolate AtriRed21 chromosome 8, ASM2621246v1, whole genome shotgun sequence genomic region, the following are encoded:
- the LOC130821547 gene encoding uncharacterized protein LOC130821547 has product MSSSSSSKKSKGEDKQPNFHEFLFKRMKSQGSFNETIDSPPSPLSSPPTQDVNMEVGCSSACDEPLDDDWVYDVELLPHDPGLRKNIMDYPQMKEIRLGELIFLKKPCQPKTHVFPQKQVGGLRRFSVNWFKKWDWLEYSVEYSVEKDAAFLFDYPNDMTFVFCTPSLKLLGPPLLIDALIYCYALIY; this is encoded by the coding sequence CAACCCAATTTTCATGAATTCttgtttaaaagaatgaaatcccAAGGATCATTTAATGAAACCATTGACTCACCTCCTTctcctttaagttcccctccAACTCAAGATGTTAATATGGAAGTAGGTTGTTCAAGTGCTTGTGATGAACCATTGGATGATGATTGGGTGTATGATGTTGAACTTCTTCCTCATGACCCGGGATTGAGAAAAAACATAATGGATTATCCCCAAATGAAAGAAATCCGGTTAGGAGagcttatattcttaaaaaaaccTTGCCAACCAAAAACACATGTTTTCCCTCAAAAACAAGTAGGTGGTTTACGCCGTTTTAGTGTCAATTGGTTCAAAAAATGGGATTGGCTTGAATATAGTGTTGAATATAGTGTTGAAAAAGATGCCGCATTTTTATTCGATTATCCGAACGACATGACGTTCGTATTTTGTACCCCCAGTTTGAAActcctgggtccgccactgcTGATAGATGCTCTGATATATTGCTATGCTTTGATTTATTGA